The window CTCAGCAAATAGGATTAGAACTAGATAGATCACTATGTTACAAAGACTGATAGAATATTAATAAACATGGCATTCTAATTAAGGAGAACATAGTCCACCTGATCTGGGGCATAAGAAGTTTGTTAATCTCTTGTACCAGTTTGGTCTATGCACCATTTTCTATGCCACGTGCTATTTTagataaaaaatgtttaaataactTTCTTGCCTGTTTGCATCATTTAAATCTTTATGCCTTTTGCTTTGATTCAATTCTAACAAGGGTATCCAGATAGTCTATTTCTTATTTTGAATCTGCTATTTTCAACCTGATTCTAGGTGGGCCCATATGACCAAGTAGCTACTTTAATTGCTTCCATCAACTCCTGGAAATTGTTCTTGTTGTAAAAATCACAGATATCCAGCAGATTTTGTTTTCATAGTGCATGGTTAATTGCTGTACAAAATAATTCTCCCGGCCTACAGCACAGAAAGGGATAGTGAAATTTTGGGATGAATTTGGCTATCTGTCAGCCAACTGGAATCAGCCACCTTCTGATGAAACTTTGTACAAGAGGCGGCGTGCTATGGAGATTCCAACCACCATTCAGTGCGGTAAGTCTCAGCCATAATGCTTTTTGTGCAAAAAGTTGATAAGTTCCACCAACAAGTACAGAGGGGATTAGCTCAAACTACTTCTTTACTGCTCACCAAAATTTAAACAATAATTGGTGAAATTGTGGCTCTTGTTTCTGATTAAGTCATGCATGGCATTCTTACACAGATTTGTATCCTTGTTTTTGTTCTTCCATATCCTACTTTGTTTCCcagctttctttcttttttttctttatctggtTTCAATcaccattcagaatcagaatttattgtcatgaacaaatcattaaattctgtGTTTtctggcagcgtcacagtgcaaacattcatattgtgaccatcttacaacattaaaagataaaattaatagtgcacaaaaagtatttggatcattgattatttaggaatttgatggcagggCAGAAGTCCTTGttccgttgagtgctcgtctttaggcccctgtaccttttcccttatggtagcagagtgtagagggcatggcctgggtggtgagggtctttgaggatagaggctgcttttttaagataccgcctcatgtggttgtcctcgatggagtgaagtctggtgcctgtgatgtcacaggccgagttaacaaccctcgtttttcttgtcctgagagttggtgcctccataccaggcagtgatgcaaccagccggaatgctctccacggtacacctgtagaagtttacgagagtcttcggtgacctatcaaatctcctcagacgcctcacaaagtatagctgctgtgtGAGACTAGATAGTGATTGCTTTGCCTGCTAACCTTGTGTTTCCAGTAGGTTTTCTGGTAAAATCAGCTGATTTTTTTTATACCTGTTCACCACCCCTACATTAAGACATGCAGCGTGGTAACATGCCCttttagcccacaagcctgtgccacccaattacagtcaattaacctacaaccccccccccccccacgttttgaagggtgggaggaaaccggaggaaatTCACGCAGACACTGGGGGAAACTTACAAACAGCGCTGATTCTACTCAGTCACTGGTACTGAGACAGCATTGCGTTAGCTgcaaaaattgaaattaaatgtgATGAAAAGTACCTTAAAGTTTCAGAAGTtaaaaacattaatataaaataaataagctGCTTATTAACAATCAAGACCAATGACCTTATTGAAATGAATGGGATCACACCTGTGTAAAGCAGAGGTGTAAATGCATTCACCGCTTCTGATCAGTATGTCTGCTCTGCCACTGGAGTTGATCTGTAGAGAGGGAGGTCAGATGCTTACTGTTCAGCACCTTTTCCACCTCTGCATTTCATCATGCAAGTATGAAATACGGAATAAAGCATTGGAATGAGCAATAGATGGCCTGCAGAACATAATGGAGCAACTAACCACAAGTATGATtagcccagccattctcaacaggggcacatttaagttttcttttcacctcttgcatcataatttttaaaaatgttttttatgtaatCGGTAGAAgtcggaagaaaccaaaacttgactgcttctcaAGAAAGGGGTCCCATAAACGTTGAGCAGAGTccttttggtggtggggggggtaagCATAGctaaaataaaaggttgagaatggctgatggagCCCATTAAATCAGTTCTCTTCCCTTATTGGTATGTGATGTACCTACCATGCCACTTACCCAGAGCCATGCCACCTATCCAGAGCCATGCCACGATAGGACAGACGTATTTGTGATCTGTGCGTTATTTGTTTTTTTCAACACTGAATAATGTGTAAAGATTGCAACAATCTTTCCATTTTGAAAAAAGTAGTTAATATTAAGGCGGGCAGGCAGAGGAATTTTGCCTTGCTCTgttgtgggaatgtggaatgattaAGGTGATTTAGGATTTCCATTTAAGAAGAACCCAGGTACAAGTGAGAAAAAGGAATGGAAAGAAATAATGATGGGATAACGTGAAATAGGGCAGATAAAGACTTGAACAAACACTGCCATTGTCCTGTTTGGCCATATGATTTTATGATATAACATTCTTTGAAAACTATCTTAAGTTTACCATTCTCTTACTTTTTTTACATTTGGAACACATTTTTGCTGTCTATTAAACTTTGGGTCACTGGTCTTTGTTCTACATTAAAGAGTAATTTGTCTACCTTTTCATTTCTCAATTTCTACTTTCTTTGTCTCTGGTATTTCTGATACCAGTGAATCAAGATGTAAACAATGATATCACATATTGGTCAGTAATAGCTTCCAGTTAGTGTTGCTTACTTCCTAAGATTTCAAATGTAAGTTTAATGGTTGAGATAGTTGAACTGCTGTCACCCTGACAAGTCAGTGACCTGCTTTGATGGAGAGTAGCCTGAGAAAAATTATTATGGAAAAGAACAAAGGGATTGATTGAAAGACTGCCAAACTGAGGAAAAGCAAATTGGTAAACTGAATACTTGACGCTAAACAACTCTTTCTAAAATGGGACATTTGCTGTCGGCTATCAATTTTGGATCTGCTTTCTAGATTGGTGTTTAAAATGGCGAACTCTTCCCTACCTAGTGGATGATGTTGGTAAGGAATATCCAGACAGTTGGACGTGTTCCATCAGCCCTGACCATATCCAGAATCGGTACGTACAGTAAATGCAAAACACACAACTCAGGTAAAAGAATGCATTGTGTCTGATCCTGCTATGCCTGACATTATTAGGGTAGTGTTGGAAATCTCTCTTTTACATCTAACCTGGCTGGATGATGCAACTGTCCTAAGGTCTGTGGAAGATATAGCTCTCTTCAGAGAGTAAAGAAGACTGCAATGAGGTAATTGTTAACTTTCCAGCACTGCATACCTTTCGTAGAAGAGTATGTGATCTAAATATACTGCTTTAGGGAAGTGATTCTTTGCTGGCATTTCAAGGCCAAAATGCATTTGAAAGGGTATTGAACGTGCGTGAAGTACGATTTAATTTTCAGTGTTGCATTAGAGCACAGCTCTTGTCTGCCAATGTATACTTTTTTTCCAGATGTGATGCTCCAGAGCAGAAGCAAAATGTGCTAATAGGCACCTTGCGCAAAGATGTGAAGTCACACGAGGAGAAAATACGGATGCAGCAAAAGAAACTAGAAGCATTGAAGGTAAGTGAGAAGCCtgtaaatggactattgaacatctTTAATGTTGAAGTATGTGAGCCCAACCCTTAATTAACCCTGATCATTCTTCATCATGTATTTATCTTATTTCAGCatctttcatttgccttcttgtaCAGGCAGATGCTCATCAGTATCTCCCAAATAACAGTCAAATGTGAGGCAATAAGTTGCATTGCCAGAATCTTCACCTGTCTAGCTATTCTATCACTTATGCTCTTGTATATTCCAGCAGGATTCTGGCCTCTTGAAGGGATACTATATATTGAATGTTTCCTCTTCCTGCTGACAATAGAAGTCTTTGTGCAAGACCTTAAAAGACAGCATGAGAAAGCACTTAATTTTGGCATTAGTTAATACAGTTATTCATTTAAACAGCACTGAGTGGTTATGTGGGGGTGAAAATGATTTCATTGGTATGGCAATAATCTTTTAGGTTCTTTGAGCAGTATAATAACTTTAGTTTGCACCTGGCTCTGCTGTACCAGGTATGCAGGAGTCAGAAGGTGAGAGTCAAATTCCATTCCAGAAAAGGTAGCAGGAAGTTCTAGGCCAGTGGTTCCCTGTGGGCACAGTGGAAagatccagagggtggtgaggaaAAAGGCAGCAGTCTGAACTTTCACCCTTttacaaagtttaatgaagaagtcaGTGCTGTAATTCTCTGGCGGCGCAGCCTCCGGAAGGGCTATTAGGATGGTCATAGTGAGCAAAAGAAATGGCGCAAGGCGTTCTCGCAAGAGCTGGTTTCAGTGGCCACCATGTTCTAATGGCATCACTACCCCCTCccctttcagcgctgccaccatcactcccccctccaccccagccTGGGAGCAAACGGGGTGGCAggccaaaaaaaattaaggaaccactgatctaggctAATGCAGTATTGAGATGCCAAATTTCTGGTGAAATATTAAATATCATTTCTGCTGCTGTTTGGAGAGAAGTTCTGGACTTATCCCATTACAGATATGTTGCTCTCTGTAGCATCTCGAAATCAGACCATTGTCACAGATGCCCATGGTTAATACTGCCATTTTATTTGATGAAAAGCTGTTGGAGAAGCTGAAGTCTTAATAGATGGTACAACAATGAGGCCATTTCAGCCATTGGCTGGCTGATGTGAAGACTACAGAGAAATTACtactttgaattttaaaatatatatataaaatcaaggaaaataaatttaaaataaaaatgaataaaataataggcaaaaaaacacaaatttaaaattgtacaagtaaatgttctctgaagcaatacataaacctttgaagatgggagcaaatattcagcccgcGAGTGCCTTGGTggggctttgcttgtagcagctgtttgaataaagttgtgtgaaacagcagtggcgctgcccaggatgaagagctggttgatgccattcaGCGTTGGGGTAACTTAAAGCCGGCATGGTTGGcattagcggttagcacaatgcttttacaatgccagcgattgggactggggtttgaaacctgcattgtctgtaaggagtttatacattttccctgtgtctgcatgaggttTCCCCAGGGATGTAGGTATCCTCCCtccgtttgaaacataccgggggtgtaggttgattgggtggcacagactcatgggctgaaatggcctattaccgtgttgtatgtctaaatttatatacaTCCCACAAATTTGTCTCCATTCCAAAAACATAATTTGCTATTGTATTTGTGATACTATTTTGATTTGTCCTTTTGGAATTCAAATCCCTTTTTACTTTGTGTCCAAACACACAACCTTTTTGAATTGTTTGTGCAATGTTGTTGACTTTTCCGGCTGTGACTGCTCCCTTCTGTGTTATCTCAACAATAGCCATCGTAACCCAGgtcttttaaaatgtatttaaaattgtCTTGACACTTtgagaaattttattttttatttttaactgtttcCAGAGAAGCATGCCAATTTGTTCCCAGGCTGATGTAAAGAAACTTCCACTGGAGGTTAGCCGCAACCCATCTTTGGAGGTGAGTAGTGTAAAGGTAGGTTGGCAGTTACTGTGCAGTCGAGAGAATAGGTAAGTTGGGATTGTGCATTGATAACGTTAACTGTAATATCATGAACATGAGATAGTTAGATGTGAACTCTCCAAGACATTTCCTCTTTGTTAGACTTGTGTTAAGAAAGTCATTTTTATGCTTTAGCACATGGACTCTATTTACTTAAAAGTTCTCATTGTTACTCACTTTACAGGATGGGAAAAGGAGTTAGTAGTTGTATTTGGGAATTATTATAGAGAAACCAATGAGTGATTAAGGATTGGTCAAAATTTGCCTTGCTAATAGGAGAGCTGGGATTTGGGAGATGATAGCTGCTCTGAATTTACTTCCTGTCAATGGTTTGAGATGTTGTCACATTTGTAGCTTTGGTGAAAATGATGATTCCATAGTAGTGTTGGATAGGAAAATTCAGAGCTATGGCTGGGTGAATGACCTGGATATGATTGCATTTGCATGCTATTTCTGTATTTATTCTGGTGAGCAATGGAGGTTGTTAAAGTTTAGTCTGGTGATAATGTATATTATGTAATGCATTGGTGACAGAGGGACTACATTTGAACCAAGTGATCAAGCAGAAAAATCTAGTCTGATTCTATAGGGAGGTGCATTATTGAGATAGGATCTTTCATAGGACTATCCTGAAGAAGGAAAGGACTGTTAACTTGGCGAATATGCATCCTCTCATTCAACATTAAGCTATTATCGCACCTAAAGTAGGTCTTTCACAAATTTGGTAGTCTCTCCTATTGGCAATGGTCTCATGGGCTTCAGGTACATCAATTTAAAGCAAACTCAACTTAAAACATGTGGAATAGTCAGTAAGTTGCAGAATACCCATCTGTTAAAGCCATGGTAATCTAGTTAGTTCTGTATGTTCATTCAATGTCCAATGATAAAACGGTGGTAACAATTGAGTTTTAAAATGATCAGGGTTAATAGTGAAAAATACCAGAAGGCAAGATATTAAGGAAGGTAGAGAAAGTtttcttttcttaaaaaaaagaaaagggaaatgtgTCTATGTCAGTTGCTTTAGTTGATGTTCTTGAAGGGGCCAGAGTATGGTTAGAAATGTTCTAATAGCCATCAAATGGCGAGGAGTATATTGGAGAAAATTTGTAGAGAATCAGATAAGTGTTATAGTGAAAACTGAGGATCGAAGCCAATCCAATATGGACAGGTAATGATGTAaatgagaaagaaaatgaaagcaAAATGCTGGCGTGGACCAGACGGGTCCTACTTTGGATATCCACTAAGAATTAGTATAACAAGTTAGTGAGTGGATTGAGGTTTGCCAAAATATCTTGAGGTTGAGAGAAGTTTTCATTCTATCTTTTCATATTTTGAGAGAAATTCGCATAATGTTTTTGGGTATGCAAAACTTTATTAGTTTTCAGCTTATCTTCATCTGGCTCTGAGGCTAGAAGAGAGAATATTTTGAGGTCATTAGAACTATGGATTTGTGTTTTGTTAAGGATTTGCTTTAACTTCCATGTAGGATCGAGCTTCTGCAAATAGCCAACGTCCACGATCACCACCACTAGCTGATATCATCAAAAATGCCCCAAGCCACCCACCTCCAACAAAGCCCCAAACTTTACTGCGAAAGGGGTCTGCATTGAGATCTGCAAGCAAGGCTGTGGTCACTCATACCAATGTTGCCATTAAAAAACCAGTAACCAACACGGGAAGGTCCCAGCAACGGCTGACAGCCTCTGCAAAGCAAACCACTGTATCTTCCAGGATCGCAATACAGCCATCTACCTCTGTAAGAAATGCTGCTTCTCCTGCCTCTATAAACATGAAGAACCAACAGGTGAAAGGAACAAAGACGGCGCACAAAAAAGAGTCACTGAGTAGGACGGTGCAGGTATTTTAAATAGTTTTATGTAAAATAGATCTTTAATTAAAAGCAAGAGTAGCTGCCTCAGTCGTATATAATTGTTATCACCATAGGCCTAATTTGCATGCTTCACAATTTGCACAATTCAGAGTGTTTATGTTGCACAAATAGAGATGTTCTATTAATAAACAGATGATTCCCCCGGTCTCTGTTGTGGCAAAACATGCAcactgacattttaaatatttgatttgTTTTTGTTTCAAATGTACCTAGAATTGAGGTGGCATTGCCTGCTTGTGTGGAATTGCTTATGAATCCCATATTTCGCTGTGAATCTAGGTTGTTCATATTCAGCTTTgaaatgtgaataagatgttccgaactaactaacataaaagcacttaaattaaaatgtattatttGCAGTTGACAGTAGTTCTTGATTTGATGATTTTATATTATTGCTATCAAGCAGAGAGGCAAGGTGTTTCCTTCAACAAGGGATGGTAATACCTTGAGATGAGACCCTTGAGTTAATTTTGGCCACCCCCCCAGTTCTTCAACAGATGCTTCCAGTCATATTTTCTGTTTGTGCATTGGTCAATAAGAtttgcaaaagaagaagaagaaaccagGGAATTTTACAGTCTGATAAATTTGTTCATAGCTTCTTAGAAACTCTTCACCAATTGGAAAATAAAGCACTCTCCTTAACTAGATCATTTGCTGTTGTCAGGAGATATTTTCATTACTTCTATAAAGTAGCATAGTGGCTGAGCTAGTCAAGTTGTTGCCTCAGAACTAAAACAACCTCTACTCTGTCTTTGTGAGCTTACAAGTTCTACTTTGACTCCAATTGGTTTTCTCCAGAtgcactggtttcctccaatATCCCAAAGTTGTGCAGTTTGTATGTTAATCGGTCACTGTAAATTACCTCTGGTGTGTCAGAACCTGGGAAAGATTTGatataaatgtgggaagaacaAAAAGGGATGAGCACAGGTTTATCATAAATGGATGATTGATGGTTGATGCAGGCTCAGTGACTTGAGGCGTGATTCCAGAAAACTGACAAAATAAAGTGCTTTTCCAGTCTGCAGGGACAAGGAAAAGGAACACGATCATAGAAAGtagtgaagaggaagatgaggaagATGAGGAAGAAAAGAAGACAAAGACAATTCCAAAATTCTCTGAATCAAAGCGCCTGAAAAAAGACACAACTGATGTGGTGGAGGTAAAACCAGAATTACAAATTTCTGTACAATTCTCATTggtctctttttatttttttccccacagtataCCTCTTAGTCTCTCCCTTTGCTGTTTGTAATTCAATATCACTTGAAGTTAGGTAATTTGTTGCCCATCCCTTATAATACtgccttttttgtgctttatataAATATagttgtgtgtgtgtaaaatataGAATATACAGTAAATATATAAAACCTTTCCTAAAGATACTGACTTTCATGCTCAATGTCAATGTGGTGAATCCGTTTACGTTTCAGCAGAAATGCCAAATAATTTTCTCTAAGAATACTTATCCACTCCCTTATGGGCCAGCTATTACCTGAAAGTTTGGAACCTGGCATCTTCCTGCTTATTTAATCTTCTGCTCAATAGCCATTAGCAGAACTATTTTGGAGGTCAAATCTTGAACTGGGCCATTTGATGGGATGTTTGCATTGGGCAGGAGAactctccactttctctccttTTCTGATCCCTACTTGCATATTTTCCCACAATGGTTGTATTTTTACCCTCCCTCGCTTTTATGTTGACCTTAACATTTTGGAAATTAACAAGGCAATTGTGTGTAGTTGTCAGATGTGTGCAACTTTCAGAAGGAAATAGTGAACTGGGGAAGATATTTTATCCAAACAATTCCTCTCCTTCCCCAAATTAAgaaatttgtttttctttcattcattttcTATTTGACTTGGACATGAAGATATTTATCAAAGCTTCTCTATCATGTTCCTTTAGTGCCCTCATAATTAGCATCCCTCCCCTCCTCAATTTCTTGTAGAATCAATGTAGATGCAGAATCATGCTCCTGTTTACATCACATGTAACCAATTATCTTGCTTTATTTATTTCAGAATTATGAAAAATATATGGTTTGCATTTCCTCAACAAGTACCTTGTGACATTTGGTTGGCCTGGACAAGTTGGGACAAAGAGCCTGTTTTCATGCTCTACATTTCTAACTGTCTTGTGTTTTGTTGCAGATTTCAGATAGtggaggagaggtggaggaagAGGAGCAAGTCAGCACCCTGAAAGGTGAGAATGTAGGTTTACATTTTCTGTACAAGAACATTGCTTAGTGTGTTGCAATGACCTCAAATACTCTGCTGGCAGTAAGTGCTGACTCCCATTGATTCATGAAAATCTCAGTGGATCAAAATGACTTTTCAATGTGCTGTTACTTTTTATGATTCACAATGAGTAATTTAACAACCTGGGCATCATGGAGTTTTAAAAAGTTGTTTACTCCAGGCTATTGCGTGCAGTATTTTTTCACCAATGTATTGGGTAATCTGCATCCTGTTACAtaaatgttttatcttttctgtgtCCAGACCGAGGACTTTTGGTAGAAGTGAAGGTGAATAAGGAATGGCATACAGGACGAGTCACTGCTGTTGCAGCTAGTAAACAGTCAGTGCGGTGGAAGGTCAAGTTTGACTATGTTCCAACTGCAACTACTCCAAGAGACCGATGGTGAGAAAATCATGGTTGCTTTTAAACTCTCCACTCCCTGCACTACTATGTTAAACATCTCTGTGTTCATGCTGATGTGCATCTGTTTATTAAATCTGACAAGTGAAATTTGCATAGTTCTCCATTTTAATCCATTTCCTTCCATCTATACTTCACCAAAGTCTGTACTAAATGCAAAACTTTTCATTGATTTTATAtaagtaaattttaaaattaaacagagTCCATCCGTTTAAAGGGACATTGGCCATACGAATAAAAAAATTTTGTGAAGGTATATAAAGTATTGAGCTGTGTTGATTATCTGCTCTTGAAGTAATCTACAAAGGTTTTCCATGAATATATTAGGTAATCCACATTTTGTTATTTGGTATATTAATAGCTTGAACTTGGACCTGGAACATTAGCTCACTTTCTCTTTGCACAAATGCTACCTAaacctgctgactatttccagcattttgttttcatttctggcatctgcagctttttgacTTTCTTTACATGTAAACAGCATAATTTCATAATTTTCAAAATGATAGCAAGGAAAAGAATTGGAGATCTAATTTACTTTCAGGATGGCAGAGAAATATCAGGTCTATGGGATTGACTGGATCAGAGATGGCACAGGCAACCAATACTATGTTAGTCACAGCATGACATCTCTCCAAGAACCACCTTCTGTCCCATGAGTGTACTTATGAGCTCAAAGCATAATAAATAATGAAATGCCACTTAAAGGAGCAAATttcttattttattattttagagCTATTCCAACTTTCAAATTTTGAAATTGACACTTTTATAATAAGTTGGCATATGGTTGCAGGCAAGCATCTTGTGCTTTTGTTTCCTCTTCCCTACCCTCTCTAACTCCTCCCTATTATACAGCTCAGGGGCTGCCTgccgagtgtttccagcattttctgtttttatttcaaatttccagtatCTAGCGTTTTTAATTTCAAACTGGTCATGAGAAGTGATCAGAAGTTGATTTCGCTGAGAATGTGTTTTCTCTGCAGGGTTGAGAagggatgtacagatgtgaggcTGATGAAGCCACCGTCTCCTGAATACCAGGCACCTGACACACTGGGTGGAGAGGAAGACATATCTGTGGAAACGGGTTCCACTTCAGACAGTACCAGGATGGAGCCAGACACGACACAACCAACAACCAGCAAAGAGACTGTGGAAGCACTTGTCCTCAGCTTCAGGTGAAGGGATAAATGGCTTTGTCCCATTGGACTGTTGACTCAATGCTCAAGGAAATTGTGCAAATACTGTAGAACCACAAGAAATAACATCTTTCTGATAAACTGTTCAGTGGTGGTCCTATTTTTCCTCTTAGGAATAGGAAGATATTTGCTTTTCAATATTCATGCATCATAGGCAGTTGTTTATTTTGGGATACATTAGGTGTTATGAACTCTTCAGATTCAATTCTAGATTGTCAGTAACAGCAGCAAATTAAGACAGGAAATATTTGATCCTCACTTGAGCTTTTCCACTATGGCTCACAGGGTaacttatttttttcaaatttatttccctCGATTCACCACTGCATCATCTTGGGGATTAAACCACCATGGTCCTGTAGGCCAATAATGCATTTATCGGCAGTTTCTGATAGCATTTCCAATAATTACCTACACGTTATATGTTTGGAGCTGATTTGTTTCCCGTTTGAAAAAAGAAATTCACCCAAGCGACTGTCATTGTTGAGATTTTATTCCCATGAGTGGTTTGTCCAATCTGTCCTCATTCTATTTATCATATTTAATACATAGATATTACAATAATTTTTCCTTGTTCCTTGTATTCAGAAATACTTTGCGGTATTTTCTGCCACCAAATTACAGGATAACAAAGGAGGAGCTAAGTTCAATGACGCCGGAAGAACTTGCTTCATTCCCTCTGGTAATTTAGCTCAACGTCCTTACTTTGTTATAGCTATGTTTTTTGTATATCCTGGGAGTTGGTAGATACAAAAAATGCTGCTTCCATGCCTCCTTGGCTGGGCTCTGCATGCaccagatcagccattctcaaagtttaagttggggggggggggggggggggcaggggtcaCAGACggaataactttttttttctattgttgGTAGAAATACCAAAGACACCAATTAATACTGGTTCAATGGGGAAggtggcccataaactttgagcattgACCTAAAGGGACCATAGCTAAAAaataaagttgagaatggctgcactagattttctttaactcctcctGAAATGGGACTCTTGAATTCATAGAGACATACAACATGAAATCAGGCCATTGAGCTCACCACATCCACACCAACCAGTGGGCACACATCTCCCAGCACTTTGCCCATATCCTAAGCCTCAGTGATTTAAGTACTTATCTGGAACTGCTTAAATGCTGAGAGCATCCAAATTTAGCCACTTCACAGTGCATTCCAGGTACTTACCACTCTGAGTTAAGTTCCCCCTTATCCAAGTTCAATGTCCTCTTATTTTGTCTATTTCCGATACTGGGAAATTCTGCAATCTACCCTATCTGTACCCCTCTTAACCTCCGCTGCTCCAGGAAAAATGGCCACAACTTCTCTAGTCTCTCCTCAAAACTGTTCTCTCCCAGATAGCATCCTGAGGAatctctactacatccttcctgtacctTGGTAACCAAAACAGCACAAAGTGCTCAGCTGATGTCTGATCAAGTTGTATCATCACCTCTTTGcttttgtattcaatatcttgTCCAATGAAAGCCATCATCCCATATCCCTTCCCAACCACATTTTCTCTTCGCACTGTCAGCTTTAGGAATCTCTGGAGTTGTACTCCAAGTCTTTGTGTTCATCAATAGTCCCTAAGACCCTACCATTTATAATATATTCTAAACTCATAAATGTTCCCAAAATGCTTCATCTCACAttggactccatctgccatttctcaaccTATTTCACCAACACATTGCTATT of the Narcine bancroftii isolate sNarBan1 chromosome 4, sNarBan1.hap1, whole genome shotgun sequence genome contains:
- the morc2 gene encoding ATPase MORC2 isoform X3, whose product is MIIIVFPSSTSHGSLLRRISTDAFHTQQGSKKRKSPGTLVIVYNLKLMDNGEPELDATSDPTDILMAGPQLEGVKPERRSFRAYTAVLYIDPRMRIFIQGHKVRTKRLSCCLFKPRMYKYTSYRFKTRAEQEVKKAEHLMKIAEEKSREAESKARALVLKLGGDLSRESRVHLRQVQDAAFNLNREADVKKHIYEAKLRALKEPKEMCFIFGVNIEHRDQDGMFIYNCSRLIKMYEKVGPQLEGGVACGGVMGVVDVPYLVLEPTHNKQDFADAKEYRHLLRAMGDHLVQYWKDIGIAQKGIVKFWDEFGYLSANWNQPPSDETLYKRRRAMEIPTTIQCDWCLKWRTLPYLVDDVGKEYPDSWTCSISPDHIQNRCDAPEQKQNVLIGTLRKDVKSHEEKIRMQQKKLEALKRSMPICSQADVKKLPLEVSRNPSLEDRASANSQRPRSPPLADIIKNAPSHPPPTKPQTLLRKGSALRSASKAVVTHTNVAIKKPVTNTGRSQQRLTASAKQTTVSSRIAIQPSTSVRNAASPASINMKNQQVKGTKTAHKKESLSRTVQSAGTRKRNTIIESSEEEDEEDEEEKKTKTIPKFSESKRLKKDTTDVVEISDSGGEVEEEEQVSTLKDRGLLVEVKVNKEWHTGRVTAVAASKQSVRWKVKFDYVPTATTPRDRWVEKGCTDVRLMKPPSPEYQAPDTLGGEEDISVETGSTSDSTRMEPDTTQPTTSKETVEALVLSFRNTLRYFLPPNYRITKEELSSMTPEELASFPLKDYFEQYEEGLKNLCTAYQTRAEERVRTTEKKLQQNDAELTDAQEKLCKLRNNIVELLRKVQEDIEISTDDELDAYIEELITKVD